The following coding sequences lie in one Aricia agestis chromosome 18, ilAriAges1.1, whole genome shotgun sequence genomic window:
- the LOC121736264 gene encoding uncharacterized protein LOC121736264: MNEQQHNLMGAAPQASTSGFSPAMKKEDTELATISIGSRIPEFWKDNPRLWFYQVEAILAPQKTSDANKYFMCVAKLNKDAIQQVADILANPPQQNKYEALKNRLLQIYEESEARQVKKLISEIELGDQKPSQLLRRMKELARGKIEDETLKILWQGHLPSSVQAVLAVTSTSNLEELAGIADKIMDTHQPCNIGEVASGQQQPSSTSFEVAAIIAEIAKMNLKINQLEAQRDGVRSRSRSRSKPTGNYARERTQSRPRRAPGSPGWLCTYHWKYRGRAFRCEPPCSWENKREALVPRPEN; the protein is encoded by the coding sequence ATGAACGAGCAGCAGCATAACCTGATGGGCGCCGCACCGCAAGCCTCAACAAGCGGATTTTCGCCAGCTATGAAGAAAGAAGATACAGAATTGGCAACAATTTCCATTGGTAGCAGAATCCCAGAATTTTGGAAGGATAACCCTCGCCTGTGGTTTTATCAAGTCGAGGCAATTCTAGCTCCACAAAAGACATCGGAtgcgaataaatattttatgtgcgTCGCGAAGCTGAACAAGGACGCCATTCAGCAAGTTGCAGACATCTTGGCAAATCCGCCGCAGCAAAATAAATATGAAGCGCTGAAAAATCGACTACTGCAAATTTATGAAGAATCGGAGGCGCGgcaggtaaaaaaattaatttccgAAATCGAGCTTGGTGACCAGAAACCGAGTCAGCTGCTTAGAAGAATGAAGGAATTAGCTAGAGGAAAAATCGAAGACGAGACCCTGAAGATTTTGTGGCAAGGTCACTTACCTTCTTCGGTCCAAGCGGTCCTAGCAGTGACGTCCACTAGTAATCTAGAAGAATTAGCAGGAATAGCAGATAAAATCATGGACACTCACCAGCCCTGTAATATCGGCGAAGTAGCAAGTGGTCAGCAGCAGCCATCGTCAACCAGCTTCGAGGTAGCAGCCATAATAGCAGAGATCGCGAAAATGAACCTGAAAATTAACCAGTTAGAAGCACAAAGAGATGGAGTCCGGAGCAGAAGCAGGAGCAGGAGCAAGCCGACTGGGAACTATGCAAGGGAGCGGACACAATCGAGACCACGTCGAGCGCCAGGGAGTCCAGGTTGGCTGTGCACGTACCACTGGAAGTATCGAGGACGAGCTTTCCGATGCGAGCCCCCATGCAGCTGGGAGAACA